A single Phragmites australis chromosome 4, lpPhrAust1.1, whole genome shotgun sequence DNA region contains:
- the LOC133916349 gene encoding probable RNA-binding protein ARP1, translated as MTMMGQQPQPVAAAFGDTTLTKVFVGGLAWETHKDTLREHFERYGDILEAVIISDKLTGRSKGYGFVTFTEADAAKKACEDATPVINGRRANCNLASLGAKPRPQPPHLLRPSPPATPAPHAPALPSPHQPAPAIAMGSRGVSPVPWYYHPSTTTTPPAAHYAHGAQQHYHGVLPFYPAATTYGYSPNYVADLSYNAKLGQAAAAGTAGSYLQGHFTYPAAAQGGMVAPNGMMPVYPFYQYQYHSSQGLGVPAAHFFPPISTAAVPAIISKPTVVAPPPKVEQVTGCS; from the exons ATGACGATGATGGGGCAGCAGCCGCAGCCAGTGGCGGCAGCGTTCGGGGACACGACGCTGACGAAGGTGTTCGTGGGCGGGCTGGCGTGGGAGACGCACAAGGACACCCTCCGCGAGCACTTCGAGCGCTACGGCGACATCCTCGAGGCTGTCATCATCTCCGACAAGCTCACCGGCCGCTCCAAGGGCTACGGCTTC GTGACGTTCACGGAGGCGGACGCAGCCAAGAAGGCGTGCGAGGACGCCACCCCCGTCATCAACGGCCGCCGCGCCAACTGCAACCTCGCCTCCCTCGGGGCCAAGCCGCGGCCCCAGCCGCCGCACCTCCTCCGCCCCTCGCCTCCGGCCACCCCGGCGCCGCACGCGCCCGctctcccctcccctcaccAGCCCGCGCCAG CCATCGCGATGGGGTCCAGAGGCGTGTCGCCGGTGCCATGGTATTACCACccctcgacgacgacgacgccgccCGCCGCGCACTACGCCCACGGCGCGCAACAGCATTACCACGGCGTGCTCCCCTTCTACCCCGCGGCCACCACCTACGG GTACTCTCCAAACTACGTCGCTGACCTGAGCTACAACGCG AAGCTAGGCCAAGCCGCGGCCGCAGGCACGGCCGGGTCCTACCTGCAGGGACACTTCACGTACCCGGCGGCGGCACAGGGCGGCATGGTGGCGCCCAACGGCATGATGCCGGTGTACCCGTTCTACCAATACCAGTACCACAGCTCGCAGGGGCTGGGCGTCCCCGCCGCCCACTTCTTCCCGCCGatctccaccgccgccgtccCTGCCATCATCTCCAAGCCCACTGTCGTGGCCCCTCCTCCCAAAG TGGAGCAGGTGACGGGTTGCAGCTGA